From the Rhinopithecus roxellana isolate Shanxi Qingling unplaced genomic scaffold, ASM756505v1 contig2187, whole genome shotgun sequence genome, one window contains:
- the LOC115895753 gene encoding SH3 domain and tetratricopeptide repeat-containing protein 1-like — protein sequence MGNRKAEPQLQLCNKLVALLATLEEPQEGLEVAHMALALSITLGDRLNEHVAYYRLATLHHLLGHGKLAEHFYLKAL from the exons ATGGGCAACCGCAAGGCGGAGCCGCAGCTGCAGCTGTGCAACAAGCTGGTGGCACTGCTGGCCACGCTGGAGGAGCCCCAGGAGGGCTTGGAGGTTGCCCACATGGCCCTAGCACTCAGCATCACTCTGG GGGACCGGCTGAATGAGCACGTGGCCTACTACCGGCTGGCCACCCTGCACCACTTGCTGGGCCATGGCAAGCTGGCGGAGCACTTCTACCTCAAGGCCCTGTAG